The following proteins are co-located in the Lepisosteus oculatus isolate fLepOcu1 chromosome 9, fLepOcu1.hap2, whole genome shotgun sequence genome:
- the slc16a6b gene encoding solute carrier family 16 member 6b isoform X2, with amino-acid sequence MRCLPACRRSGCHLALSCLFTGLGYCLTFLPTVTILSQYFTKRRSLVTAVASTGESFSVFAFAPAFTALKDQIGWRYCLVVIGALQSSIILCGLLLRPITIKPKPVEEEESKDPTVKQMEMEYMLENENTRSSIGSVDSGVQSLSTSRTDLAGSQKSGGLEVQGKKVELDEEAKGMLPETPVLVKQEETEQPKPPQAKLLDFAVLKDCSFIFYALFGLFATLGFFAPQLYVIELSVSRGIEREQAAYMLCAMAVAEIFGRISIGWVLNKRPIRKIYILLICVVLLALVLLIFTFVTDFWGLMICCMLYGFLLGTVASTHIPMLAEDDVVGIDRMPSAVGVYVFIQSFAGLAGPPLGGFLVDKTQNYGSAFYSCAVGMGLGAVFLGFVRPAKTGMCQARRERRRKESLRAPSRDGVSQDSQVSTDVPEDFLEVDLASEESPRKIQPEDSVV; translated from the exons CCTCACCTTCCTGCCCACCGTCACCATTCTCTCCCAGTACTTCACAAAGCGCCGCTCCCTCGTTACAGCAGTCGCGTCCACCGGAGAGTCATTCTCCGTGTTTGCGTTCGCTCCAG CCTTTACCGCCTTGAAAGACCAGATAGGCTGGCGTTACTGTCTGGTAGTGATTGGAGCCTTACAGTCCAGCATCATCCTCTGTGGGCTGCTGCTGCGACCAATTACCATTAAGCCTAAGCCTGTGGAGGAAGAGGAGTCCAAGGACCCCACAGTAAAGCAGATGGAGATGGAGTACATGCTGGAAAATGAGAACACCCGGTCCTCCATCGGCTCTGTGGACTCTGGTGTCCAGTCCTTATCTACCTCACGGACTGATCTGGCCGGGAGCCAGAAATCAGGGGGCCTGGAGGTGCAGGGGAAGAAGGTGGAGCTGGACGAGGAAGCGAAGGGGATGCTTCCTGAGACCCCAGTGCTAGTGAAGCAGGAGGAGACCGAGCAGCCGAAGCCCCCTCAAGCCAAGCTGCTGGACTTCGCCGTGCTGAAGGACTGCAGCTTCATCTTCTACGCTCTGTTTGGGCTCTTCGCCACGCTGGGCTTCTTCGCCCCCCAGCTGTACGTCATCGAGCTGAGTGTGAGCAGGGGCATCGAGAGGGAGCAGGCTGCCTACATGCTGTGTGCCATGGCCGTGGCGGAGATCTTCGGCCGGATCTCCATAGGCTGGGTCCTCAACAAGAGGCCCATCCGCAAGATTTACATCCTGCTGATCTGCGTGGTGCTGCTGGCCCTTGTGCTGCTGATCTTCACCTTCGTAACTGACTTCTGGGGACTGATGATCTGCTGTATGCTCTATGGCTTTCTACTGGGTACTGTGGCATCCACCCACATCCCCATGCTGGCAGAGGACGATGTGGTGGGCATTGACCGTATGCCCTCAGCTGTAGGGGTCTATGTCTTCATCCAGAGCTTCGCAGGGCTGGCAGGTCCACCCCTGGGAG GTTTCTTGGTGGACAAAACTCAGAATTATGGGTCTGCATTTTACTCATGTGCAGTGGGTATGGGCCTGGGGGCTGTGTTTCTGGGCTTTGTGCGTCCAGCAAAGACTGGTATGTGCCAGGCGAGGAGAGAGCGACGACGGAAGGAGAGCCTAAGGGCTCCCAGCCGTGATGGCGTTTCTCAGGACAGTCAAGTCTCCACGGACGTGCCCGAGGACTTCCTGGAAGTGGACCTCGCCTCAGAGGAAAGCCCTCGCAAAATTCAGCCGGAGGACAGTGTGGTCTGA
- the LOC102685614 gene encoding archaemetzincin-2, with product MQVIQHSAERLRLALVSNRKDLIQHFQKYTREEKRLLEEGLYPDSTLFKPITLHSDSDWISSHPEPPQDFQQYYCNPYRNTPVKGRNTIYIQTVGSFGEGEAATLRYVGWLREYCEAFYYGLSVKLLEPVPVSATGCAFRINEYTHNLQINTGDLLSYLKKKKPKDAFCIVGITMIDLYPEDSWNFVFGQASLTKGMGIFSFARYDDNFYSRSYKGRLQKGRKVSPQDYSVFDGYYTPPITSTLLLRSCKTLTHEIGHIFGIQHCQWMQCVMQGSNHLEESDRRPLDLCPVCLRKLQTAMGFKIAERYKALLRWIEEGSNTGEAGTSSAKPTEAFEASRQWLMKCLSVLEDEIF from the exons ATGCAGGTGATCCAGCACTCAGCAGAGAGACTGCGCCTGGCTTTGGTCTCTAACCGGAAAGACCTGATCCAGCACTTCCAGAAGTATACCAGGGAGGAGAAGCGACTTCTGGAGGAAGGCCTTTACCCTGACAGCACCCTGTTCAAGCCCATCACCCTGCACTCGGACTCGGACTGGATCAGTTCGCACCCGGAGCCGCCTCAGGACTTCCAGCAATACTACTGCAACCCTTACCGCAACACACCCGTCAAGGGGCGCAACACGATCTACATCCAGACTGTGG GCTCGTTTGGTGAGGGTGAAGCTGCCACACTCCGGTATGTGGGCTGGCTGCGAGAATACTGCGAGGCCTTCTATTATGGGCTGTCCGTGAAGCTGCTGGAGCCTGTCCCTGTGTCCGCCACTGGCTGTGCCTTCAGAATCAATGAGTACACCCACAATCTGCAGATTAACACTG GTGATCTGCTGAGCTACTTGAAAAAGAAGAAACCAAAAGACGCCTTCTGCATTGTGGGGATCACCATGATTGACCTGTACCCCGAAGACTCCTGGAACTTTGTGTTTGGCCAAGCATCGCTCACTAAAG GAATGGGCATCTTCAGTTTTGCCAGGTATGATGACAACTTCTACAGCAGGAGCTACAAAGGCCGCCTGCAGAAGGGCAGAAAGGTGTCTCCACAGGATTACTCTGTGTTTGATGGCTACTACACTCCACCAATCACGAGCACCCTGCTGCTGAGGTCATGCAAG ACTCTCACTCATGAGATTGGCCACATCTTCGGGATTCAGCACTGCCAGTGGATGCAGTGTGTGATGCAGGGCTCCAATCACCTGGAGGAATCAGATCGCCGGCCACTGGATCTCTGCCCTGTGTGTCTGCGCAAACTACAGACAGCCATGGGATTTAAGATTGCTGAGAGGTACAAG GCCCTGCTGCGATGGATTGAAGAGGGCTCCAACACAGGGGAGGCAGGGACCTCTTCGGCAAAACCCACAGAGGCTTTTGAAGCATCCCGGCAGTGGCTGATGAAGTGCTTGTCAGTGTTGGAGGACGAAATCTTTTag